The following are encoded together in the Synchiropus splendidus isolate RoL2022-P1 chromosome 7, RoL_Sspl_1.0, whole genome shotgun sequence genome:
- the add2 gene encoding beta-adducin isoform X1: MSKSPTPKGTPVQRSPSDGFPEGMPSPQHSTPGSGPNKKRISTLLQSPSFKEELDVLIQEQMKKGGSSSNLWALKQLADFMATHGSPAALPVSPSNMMMVTAINDLHGWEPGSMVKGERLMRCKLASVHRLFDLFGWAQMSHSCLTLRVSKEQEHFLVLPDGLSYSEVSGSNLVKVNILGEVVEKGSTNLRVDTEKFSLHSAIYSARPDVRCLFHLHTPATAAVSSMKCGLLPLSHEALLVGDQAYYDYNGVMEEEEDRVELQKKLGPTCKVLVLRNHGIVALGESVEEAFYTIYHIQTACEIQVSALSCAGGQQNLILLDRTTHKPAPAGTVGWAGSTFGPLTKSRVGEHEFEALMRTLDNLGYRTGYAYRFPVLTERSRLRRDVEVPATVTAFHQFDEDGVQLAMKQHPFAQRQQERTRWLNTPNTYQKVNQEQASPGHQRTMWLKTEEVTQAGSTSIKIENPNQFVPLFTNPREVIETRNKIRQQNRQDMKTAGPQSQVLASVITDNSPPSPVNPPQIPPEPEPPNPFNQLTDQELEEYRKEVQKKQDGGTNGEEVVNEEESPATSPIKGPPSSQPVSGDERTDSPIIQNGGEEEKQTTEELEKGMKALTTNDTSPAPASPLPKLQGGTPDGSPSKSPSKKKKKFKPPSFLKKSKKQKEKVET; encoded by the exons ATGAGCAAATCCCCCACTCCCAAAGGCACTCCGGTGCAACGCAGCCCCAGCGATGGCTTCCCTGAGGGGATGCCCTCGCCCCAGCATTCCACACCGGGATCCGGACCAAATAAGAAGCGCATTTCCACCCTGCTTCAAAGTCCG TCGTTCAAAGAAGAGCTGGATGTGCTGATCCAGGAACAGATGAAAAAAGGCGGCAGCTCCTCCAACCTGTGGGCTCTGAAACAACTGGCCGACTTCATGGCCACTCACGGGTCTCCTGCAGCGCTGCCTGTGTCTCCATCCA ACATGATGATGGTAACGGCCATCAACGACCTTCACGGCTGGGAGCCTGGCTCCATGGTGAAGGGCGAGAGACTGATGCGCTGCAAGCTGGCCAGTGTCCACCGGCTGTTTGACCTCTTCGGCTGGGCCCAGATGAGCCACAGCTGCCTCACG CTGCGTGTGAGCAAAGAACAGGAACATTTCCTGGTTCTGCCGGACGGGCTCTCCTACAGCGAGGTCTCCGGGTCCAACCTG GTGAAGGTGAACATACTGGGTGAAGTGGTCGAGAAGGGGAGCACCAACCTGCGTGTGGACACAGAAAAGTTCAGCCTCCATTCAGCCATCTATTCAGCTCGACCTGATGTCCGCTGCCTGTTCCATCTCCACACGCCGGCCACGGCTGCG GTATCATCAATGAAATGTGGCCTCCTGCCACTCTCCCATGAGGCTTTGCTGGTGGGCGACCAGGCTTATTACGACTACAatggtgtgatggaggaggaagaggacagaGTGGAGCTGCAGAAGAAACTGGGGCCCACCTGCAAG GTGCTGGTGCTGAGGAACCATGGCATCGTTGCTCTGGGCGAGTCGGTGGAGGAAGCCTTCTACACCATCTACCACATCCAGACCGCCTGTGAGATACAG GTATCAGCTTTGTCCTGCGCTGGTGGGCAGCAAAACCTCATTCTACTGGACAGAACCACCCACAAACCCGCTCCTGCCGGCACCGTTGGCTGGGCCGGATCCACCTTCGGTCCTCTGACCAAAAGCCGTGTTGGGGAGCATGAGTTTGAAGCTCTAATGAGAACTCTGGATAATCTG GGTTACCGTACGGGCTACGCCTACCGCTTCCCCGTCCTGACGGAGCGTTCCCGGCTGCGGCGGGACGTGGAGGTTCCCGCGACCGTCACGGCCTTCCATCAGTTTGATGAGGACGGAGTCCAGCTGGCCATGAAGCAGCACCCGTTCGCGCAGCGGCAGCAGGAGAGAACCCGGTGGCTCAACACTCCCAACACCTACCAaaaggtcaaccaggagcaggCCAGCCCCGGACACCAGCGCACCATG TGGTTGAAGACCGAGGAGGTGACACAAGCTGGAAGTACGTCCATCAAGATCGAGAACCCGAACCAGTTTGTGCCTCTTTTTACGAATCCACGAGAGGTGATCGAGACACGAAACAAG ATCCGACAGCAGAATCGCCAGGACATGAAGACGGCAGGACCTCAATCCCAAGTCCTCGCCAGCGTCATAACGGACAACAGTCCTCCG TCCCCAGTGAACCCACCACAAATCCCACCCGAACCAGAACCTCCAAACCCCTTTAATCAGCTCACCGACCAAGAGCTGGAGGAGTATCGCAAGGAAGTGCAGAAGAAACAGGACGGCGGAACCAACG GGGAGGAGGTGGTAAATGAGGAGGAGTCCCCTGCTACCTCTCCCATTAAGGGCCCCCCGTCCAGCCAACCTGTCTCAG GTGATGAAAGGACAGACTCCCCGATCATACAGAACGGCGGCGAAGAGGAAAAGCAGACGACGGAGGAACTGGAGAAAGGGATGAAGGCTCTCACCACAAATGACACTTCCCCGGCTCCTGCTTCTCCACTGCCCAAGCTGCAGGGCGGAACACCTGACGGCTCGCCCTCCAAGTCCCcgtcaaagaagaaaaagaagttcaAACCACCGTCCTTCCTGAAGAAGAGCAAAAAGCAGAAGGAGAAAGTAGAGACTTGA
- the add2 gene encoding beta-adducin isoform X2 produces MSKSPTPKGTPVQRSPSDGFPEGMPSPQHSTPGSGPNKKRISTLLQSPSFKEELDVLIQEQMKKGGSSSNLWALKQLADFMATHGSPAALPVSPSNMMMVTAINDLHGWEPGSMVKGERLMRCKLASVHRLFDLFGWAQMSHSCLTLRVSKEQEHFLVLPDGLSYSEVSGSNLVKVNILGEVVEKGSTNLRVDTEKFSLHSAIYSARPDVRCLFHLHTPATAAVSSMKCGLLPLSHEALLVGDQAYYDYNGVMEEEEDRVELQKKLGPTCKVLVLRNHGIVALGESVEEAFYTIYHIQTACEIQVSALSCAGGQQNLILLDRTTHKPAPAGTVGWAGSTFGPLTKSRVGEHEFEALMRTLDNLGYRTGYAYRFPVLTERSRLRRDVEVPATVTAFHQFDEDGVQLAMKQHPFAQRQQERTRWLNTPNTYQKVNQEQASPGHQRTMWLKTEEVTQAGSTSIKIENPNQFVPLFTNPREVIETRNKIRQQNRQDMKTAGPQSQVLASVITDNSPPSPVNPPQIPPEPEPPNPFNQLTDQELEEYRKEVQKKQDGGTNGDERTDSPIIQNGGEEEKQTTEELEKGMKALTTNDTSPAPASPLPKLQGGTPDGSPSKSPSKKKKKFKPPSFLKKSKKQKEKVET; encoded by the exons ATGAGCAAATCCCCCACTCCCAAAGGCACTCCGGTGCAACGCAGCCCCAGCGATGGCTTCCCTGAGGGGATGCCCTCGCCCCAGCATTCCACACCGGGATCCGGACCAAATAAGAAGCGCATTTCCACCCTGCTTCAAAGTCCG TCGTTCAAAGAAGAGCTGGATGTGCTGATCCAGGAACAGATGAAAAAAGGCGGCAGCTCCTCCAACCTGTGGGCTCTGAAACAACTGGCCGACTTCATGGCCACTCACGGGTCTCCTGCAGCGCTGCCTGTGTCTCCATCCA ACATGATGATGGTAACGGCCATCAACGACCTTCACGGCTGGGAGCCTGGCTCCATGGTGAAGGGCGAGAGACTGATGCGCTGCAAGCTGGCCAGTGTCCACCGGCTGTTTGACCTCTTCGGCTGGGCCCAGATGAGCCACAGCTGCCTCACG CTGCGTGTGAGCAAAGAACAGGAACATTTCCTGGTTCTGCCGGACGGGCTCTCCTACAGCGAGGTCTCCGGGTCCAACCTG GTGAAGGTGAACATACTGGGTGAAGTGGTCGAGAAGGGGAGCACCAACCTGCGTGTGGACACAGAAAAGTTCAGCCTCCATTCAGCCATCTATTCAGCTCGACCTGATGTCCGCTGCCTGTTCCATCTCCACACGCCGGCCACGGCTGCG GTATCATCAATGAAATGTGGCCTCCTGCCACTCTCCCATGAGGCTTTGCTGGTGGGCGACCAGGCTTATTACGACTACAatggtgtgatggaggaggaagaggacagaGTGGAGCTGCAGAAGAAACTGGGGCCCACCTGCAAG GTGCTGGTGCTGAGGAACCATGGCATCGTTGCTCTGGGCGAGTCGGTGGAGGAAGCCTTCTACACCATCTACCACATCCAGACCGCCTGTGAGATACAG GTATCAGCTTTGTCCTGCGCTGGTGGGCAGCAAAACCTCATTCTACTGGACAGAACCACCCACAAACCCGCTCCTGCCGGCACCGTTGGCTGGGCCGGATCCACCTTCGGTCCTCTGACCAAAAGCCGTGTTGGGGAGCATGAGTTTGAAGCTCTAATGAGAACTCTGGATAATCTG GGTTACCGTACGGGCTACGCCTACCGCTTCCCCGTCCTGACGGAGCGTTCCCGGCTGCGGCGGGACGTGGAGGTTCCCGCGACCGTCACGGCCTTCCATCAGTTTGATGAGGACGGAGTCCAGCTGGCCATGAAGCAGCACCCGTTCGCGCAGCGGCAGCAGGAGAGAACCCGGTGGCTCAACACTCCCAACACCTACCAaaaggtcaaccaggagcaggCCAGCCCCGGACACCAGCGCACCATG TGGTTGAAGACCGAGGAGGTGACACAAGCTGGAAGTACGTCCATCAAGATCGAGAACCCGAACCAGTTTGTGCCTCTTTTTACGAATCCACGAGAGGTGATCGAGACACGAAACAAG ATCCGACAGCAGAATCGCCAGGACATGAAGACGGCAGGACCTCAATCCCAAGTCCTCGCCAGCGTCATAACGGACAACAGTCCTCCG TCCCCAGTGAACCCACCACAAATCCCACCCGAACCAGAACCTCCAAACCCCTTTAATCAGCTCACCGACCAAGAGCTGGAGGAGTATCGCAAGGAAGTGCAGAAGAAACAGGACGGCGGAACCAACG GTGATGAAAGGACAGACTCCCCGATCATACAGAACGGCGGCGAAGAGGAAAAGCAGACGACGGAGGAACTGGAGAAAGGGATGAAGGCTCTCACCACAAATGACACTTCCCCGGCTCCTGCTTCTCCACTGCCCAAGCTGCAGGGCGGAACACCTGACGGCTCGCCCTCCAAGTCCCcgtcaaagaagaaaaagaagttcaAACCACCGTCCTTCCTGAAGAAGAGCAAAAAGCAGAAGGAGAAAGTAGAGACTTGA
- the add2 gene encoding beta-adducin isoform X4: MSKSPTPKGTPVQRSPSDGFPEGMPSPQHSTPGSGPNKKRISTLLQSPSFKEELDVLIQEQMKKGGSSSNLWALKQLADFMATHGSPAALPVSPSNMMMVTAINDLHGWEPGSMVKGERLMRCKLASVHRLFDLFGWAQMSHSCLTLRVSKEQEHFLVLPDGLSYSEVSGSNLVKVNILGEVVEKGSTNLRVDTEKFSLHSAIYSARPDVRCLFHLHTPATAAVSSMKCGLLPLSHEALLVGDQAYYDYNGVMEEEEDRVELQKKLGPTCKVLVLRNHGIVALGESVEEAFYTIYHIQTACEIQVSALSCAGGQQNLILLDRTTHKPAPAGTVGWAGSTFGPLTKSRVGEHEFEALMRTLDNLGYRTGYAYRFPVLTERSRLRRDVEVPATVTAFHQFDEDGVQLAMKQHPFAQRQQERTRWLNTPNTYQKVNQEQASPGHQRTMWLKTEEVTQAGSTSIKIENPNQFVPLFTNPREVIETRNKIRQQNRQDMKTAGPQSQVLASVITDNSPPSPVNPPQIPPEPEPPNPFNQLTDQELEEYRKEVQKKQDGGTNGSGALVLSH, translated from the exons ATGAGCAAATCCCCCACTCCCAAAGGCACTCCGGTGCAACGCAGCCCCAGCGATGGCTTCCCTGAGGGGATGCCCTCGCCCCAGCATTCCACACCGGGATCCGGACCAAATAAGAAGCGCATTTCCACCCTGCTTCAAAGTCCG TCGTTCAAAGAAGAGCTGGATGTGCTGATCCAGGAACAGATGAAAAAAGGCGGCAGCTCCTCCAACCTGTGGGCTCTGAAACAACTGGCCGACTTCATGGCCACTCACGGGTCTCCTGCAGCGCTGCCTGTGTCTCCATCCA ACATGATGATGGTAACGGCCATCAACGACCTTCACGGCTGGGAGCCTGGCTCCATGGTGAAGGGCGAGAGACTGATGCGCTGCAAGCTGGCCAGTGTCCACCGGCTGTTTGACCTCTTCGGCTGGGCCCAGATGAGCCACAGCTGCCTCACG CTGCGTGTGAGCAAAGAACAGGAACATTTCCTGGTTCTGCCGGACGGGCTCTCCTACAGCGAGGTCTCCGGGTCCAACCTG GTGAAGGTGAACATACTGGGTGAAGTGGTCGAGAAGGGGAGCACCAACCTGCGTGTGGACACAGAAAAGTTCAGCCTCCATTCAGCCATCTATTCAGCTCGACCTGATGTCCGCTGCCTGTTCCATCTCCACACGCCGGCCACGGCTGCG GTATCATCAATGAAATGTGGCCTCCTGCCACTCTCCCATGAGGCTTTGCTGGTGGGCGACCAGGCTTATTACGACTACAatggtgtgatggaggaggaagaggacagaGTGGAGCTGCAGAAGAAACTGGGGCCCACCTGCAAG GTGCTGGTGCTGAGGAACCATGGCATCGTTGCTCTGGGCGAGTCGGTGGAGGAAGCCTTCTACACCATCTACCACATCCAGACCGCCTGTGAGATACAG GTATCAGCTTTGTCCTGCGCTGGTGGGCAGCAAAACCTCATTCTACTGGACAGAACCACCCACAAACCCGCTCCTGCCGGCACCGTTGGCTGGGCCGGATCCACCTTCGGTCCTCTGACCAAAAGCCGTGTTGGGGAGCATGAGTTTGAAGCTCTAATGAGAACTCTGGATAATCTG GGTTACCGTACGGGCTACGCCTACCGCTTCCCCGTCCTGACGGAGCGTTCCCGGCTGCGGCGGGACGTGGAGGTTCCCGCGACCGTCACGGCCTTCCATCAGTTTGATGAGGACGGAGTCCAGCTGGCCATGAAGCAGCACCCGTTCGCGCAGCGGCAGCAGGAGAGAACCCGGTGGCTCAACACTCCCAACACCTACCAaaaggtcaaccaggagcaggCCAGCCCCGGACACCAGCGCACCATG TGGTTGAAGACCGAGGAGGTGACACAAGCTGGAAGTACGTCCATCAAGATCGAGAACCCGAACCAGTTTGTGCCTCTTTTTACGAATCCACGAGAGGTGATCGAGACACGAAACAAG ATCCGACAGCAGAATCGCCAGGACATGAAGACGGCAGGACCTCAATCCCAAGTCCTCGCCAGCGTCATAACGGACAACAGTCCTCCG TCCCCAGTGAACCCACCACAAATCCCACCCGAACCAGAACCTCCAAACCCCTTTAATCAGCTCACCGACCAAGAGCTGGAGGAGTATCGCAAGGAAGTGCAGAAGAAACAGGACGGCGGAACCAACG GCTCTGGTGCATTGGTCTTGTCTCACTA G
- the add2 gene encoding beta-adducin isoform X3: MSKSPTPKGTPVQRSPSDGFPEGMPSPQHSTPGSGPNKKRISTLLQSPSFKEELDVLIQEQMKKGGSSSNLWALKQLADFMATHGSPAALPVSPSNMMMVTAINDLHGWEPGSMVKGERLMRCKLASVHRLFDLFGWAQMSHSCLTLRVSKEQEHFLVLPDGLSYSEVSGSNLVKVNILGEVVEKGSTNLRVDTEKFSLHSAIYSARPDVRCLFHLHTPATAAVSSMKCGLLPLSHEALLVGDQAYYDYNGVMEEEEDRVELQKKLGPTCKVLVLRNHGIVALGESVEEAFYTIYHIQTACEIQVSALSCAGGQQNLILLDRTTHKPAPAGTVGWAGSTFGPLTKSRVGEHEFEALMRTLDNLGYRTGYAYRFPVLTERSRLRRDVEVPATVTAFHQFDEDGVQLAMKQHPFAQRQQERTRWLNTPNTYQKVNQEQASPGHQRTMWLKTEEVTQAGSTSIKIENPNQFVPLFTNPREVIETRNKIRQQNRQDMKTAGPQSQVLASVITDNSPPSPVNPPQIPPEPEPPNPFNQLTDQELEEYRKEVQKKQDGGTNGEEVVNEEESPATSPIKGPPSSQPVSGSGALVLSH; encoded by the exons ATGAGCAAATCCCCCACTCCCAAAGGCACTCCGGTGCAACGCAGCCCCAGCGATGGCTTCCCTGAGGGGATGCCCTCGCCCCAGCATTCCACACCGGGATCCGGACCAAATAAGAAGCGCATTTCCACCCTGCTTCAAAGTCCG TCGTTCAAAGAAGAGCTGGATGTGCTGATCCAGGAACAGATGAAAAAAGGCGGCAGCTCCTCCAACCTGTGGGCTCTGAAACAACTGGCCGACTTCATGGCCACTCACGGGTCTCCTGCAGCGCTGCCTGTGTCTCCATCCA ACATGATGATGGTAACGGCCATCAACGACCTTCACGGCTGGGAGCCTGGCTCCATGGTGAAGGGCGAGAGACTGATGCGCTGCAAGCTGGCCAGTGTCCACCGGCTGTTTGACCTCTTCGGCTGGGCCCAGATGAGCCACAGCTGCCTCACG CTGCGTGTGAGCAAAGAACAGGAACATTTCCTGGTTCTGCCGGACGGGCTCTCCTACAGCGAGGTCTCCGGGTCCAACCTG GTGAAGGTGAACATACTGGGTGAAGTGGTCGAGAAGGGGAGCACCAACCTGCGTGTGGACACAGAAAAGTTCAGCCTCCATTCAGCCATCTATTCAGCTCGACCTGATGTCCGCTGCCTGTTCCATCTCCACACGCCGGCCACGGCTGCG GTATCATCAATGAAATGTGGCCTCCTGCCACTCTCCCATGAGGCTTTGCTGGTGGGCGACCAGGCTTATTACGACTACAatggtgtgatggaggaggaagaggacagaGTGGAGCTGCAGAAGAAACTGGGGCCCACCTGCAAG GTGCTGGTGCTGAGGAACCATGGCATCGTTGCTCTGGGCGAGTCGGTGGAGGAAGCCTTCTACACCATCTACCACATCCAGACCGCCTGTGAGATACAG GTATCAGCTTTGTCCTGCGCTGGTGGGCAGCAAAACCTCATTCTACTGGACAGAACCACCCACAAACCCGCTCCTGCCGGCACCGTTGGCTGGGCCGGATCCACCTTCGGTCCTCTGACCAAAAGCCGTGTTGGGGAGCATGAGTTTGAAGCTCTAATGAGAACTCTGGATAATCTG GGTTACCGTACGGGCTACGCCTACCGCTTCCCCGTCCTGACGGAGCGTTCCCGGCTGCGGCGGGACGTGGAGGTTCCCGCGACCGTCACGGCCTTCCATCAGTTTGATGAGGACGGAGTCCAGCTGGCCATGAAGCAGCACCCGTTCGCGCAGCGGCAGCAGGAGAGAACCCGGTGGCTCAACACTCCCAACACCTACCAaaaggtcaaccaggagcaggCCAGCCCCGGACACCAGCGCACCATG TGGTTGAAGACCGAGGAGGTGACACAAGCTGGAAGTACGTCCATCAAGATCGAGAACCCGAACCAGTTTGTGCCTCTTTTTACGAATCCACGAGAGGTGATCGAGACACGAAACAAG ATCCGACAGCAGAATCGCCAGGACATGAAGACGGCAGGACCTCAATCCCAAGTCCTCGCCAGCGTCATAACGGACAACAGTCCTCCG TCCCCAGTGAACCCACCACAAATCCCACCCGAACCAGAACCTCCAAACCCCTTTAATCAGCTCACCGACCAAGAGCTGGAGGAGTATCGCAAGGAAGTGCAGAAGAAACAGGACGGCGGAACCAACG GGGAGGAGGTGGTAAATGAGGAGGAGTCCCCTGCTACCTCTCCCATTAAGGGCCCCCCGTCCAGCCAACCTGTCTCAG GCTCTGGTGCATTGGTCTTGTCTCACTA G
- the snrnp27 gene encoding U4/U6.U5 small nuclear ribonucleoprotein 27 kDa protein, producing MGRSRSRTPPRRERRRSRSTSRERDRRRRDRDRDRDRDRDRDRDRDRRRSRSRSPHRRRSRTPPRRHRSSSHSPGRQKDRRDDDRKDGRDKSAKPIQISAEDMEGKTEEEIEMMKLMGFGSFTSTKGKKKDGSVNAHAINVSMKRKYRQYMNRKGGFNRPLDFIA from the exons ATGGGCAGAAGCAGGAGTCGAACTCCTCCAAGGCGTG AGCGAAGACGTTCCCGCTCCACTTCAAGGGAGCGAGACCGAAGGAGAAGAGACAGAGACCGGGACAGAGACAGAGATCGGGATAGGGATAGGGATCGAGACAGAAGGAGAAGTCGCTCACGATCTCCTCATAGGAGGCGTTCAAG GACCCCTCCCCGGCGCCACCGCTCCTCCTCCCATTCACCCGGGAGGCAGAAGGACAGACGTGATGATGACCGCAAGGATGGGCGAGATAAGTCGGCGAAGCCCATTCAGATATCAG CTGAAGACATGGAAGGTAAAACTGAAGAGGAAATCGAGATGATGAAGCTGATGGGATTTGGATCTTTTACCTCAACTAAG ggaaagaaaaaagatggCTCTGTAAATGCACATGCCATCAATGTGAGCATGAAGAGGAAATACAG gcagTATATGAACCGGAAAGGGGGATTTAACAGACCGCTGGACTTCATCGCATGA